Proteins from a genomic interval of Terriglobia bacterium:
- a CDS encoding potassium channel family protein, whose amino-acid sequence GRRGRHAALLTRDAEGKRTRKLDSFVVQVWRRVLSAAAWVSPLEWIWFVFPRLRTHGWVDVWVFLNLALSLVALLVASQVGFCTLVIGLVTYGGIRVLEVVVYQANVVLFNPYRESPATANYAVRSYRRIVILALHNYVEAVVWFAAAYATYRHLFGGKADVLSTPVGALYFSMVTMTTVGYGEITPANDGARALVIAHLLVAVFMTLVILARFVGFLPVPRTMDDTERPAT is encoded by the coding sequence GGACGTAGGGGGCGCCACGCCGCGTTGCTGACGCGCGACGCCGAGGGCAAGAGGACTAGGAAGTTGGATTCCTTTGTAGTTCAAGTTTGGCGCCGGGTCTTAAGCGCGGCCGCGTGGGTATCGCCACTTGAGTGGATCTGGTTCGTGTTTCCCCGCCTCCGTACCCACGGTTGGGTCGACGTCTGGGTCTTCCTGAACCTCGCGCTGTCCCTCGTTGCCCTGTTGGTCGCAAGCCAGGTCGGATTTTGCACACTCGTCATCGGGCTCGTGACCTACGGCGGCATCCGAGTTCTCGAGGTCGTCGTCTATCAGGCGAATGTGGTTTTGTTCAATCCGTACAGAGAATCCCCGGCAACAGCCAATTACGCGGTCCGAAGCTACCGCCGCATCGTGATTCTGGCCCTGCACAACTACGTCGAGGCCGTCGTTTGGTTCGCTGCGGCGTACGCGACCTACCGCCATCTGTTTGGCGGCAAGGCCGATGTTCTGTCCACCCCGGTCGGGGCTCTGTACTTCAGCATGGTGACCATGACCACCGTGGGCTACGGCGAAATCACGCCCGCCAACGACGGGGCCAGAGCTCTCGTTATCGCCCACCTGCTCGTCGCTGTGTTCATGACGCTCGTCATCTTGGCGCGGTTCGTTGGATTCCTGCCAGTGCCGAGGACAATGGATGACACCGAGAGACCTGCCACCTGA